Part of the Kordiimonas pumila genome is shown below.
CTGCCCACCAGCCCACCATTTGAACAATTGTTCCACATGCTGGCGGTTGCGTTCAGGGTTCCGCTGCAGGAAACCGCCCCAAAACACACCACGTATGTCGCAAGATTTCAAAAGCGGTAAATTAAGCGGCATTTTCGGAATGCCTGCAGGAAAGCCCACCACCAGATAGCGCCCTTCCCATACAATACTACGGAGGGCAGCTTCGGCATAATCACCGCCCACAGGGTCATAAATAACATCAGCACCGTTCGGGCCAACAGCTTCCTTAAACACCTTAGCCAGCTCTTTGGAGGCCTCCTTATCAAACGGTCCCCTGCCATAAATGAGGGTACGGTCTGCGCCCGCCGCCCGGGCGGCAGCCGCTTTTTCTTCACTGGAAACAGCCGCCACAACAGTTGCGCCTAGTGCTTTGCCTATTTCAATAGCCGCAATGCCAACACCGCCCGCAGCACCCATAATAAGCAGGGTTTCCCCTGCTTTCAGCGCCCCTCGGTCCACCAGCCCGTGGATGGTTGTTGCGTAGGTAAAAATAAGGGCCGCGCCTTCAACCGGATCAAATTTTGGCCCTAGTTTTATCGCCTGACCCGCCGTTACAAGTGCTTGTTCCGCCAACCCGCCGTCGCTTCCCAGCATAGCAATCAGCCTGTCACCAACCGCCCAGCCGGTCACGCCTTCGCCAACCTCTTCCACCACACCAGTAATTTCACTGCCTGGCGCAAACGGGCGCGGCGGTTTAAACTGGTATTTATCTTCTATCACCAGCACATCAGGATAGTTGATACCACAGGCGAGTACACGAACACGCAGTTGCCCTGCACTTGGCGTTGGTGATGGAATATCCCTCAATTCAAGTGTTTCAGGGCCGCCTGGCGCGGTGGATAGCAGAGCCTTCATCAGAGCATCTCCAGATAATGAGTTAAATATACAGCGCAGACATATCTATCCAGCCTGCGTCACTGCACCCGCCGCTTTCGTGTTCACAGAAAGATAGGACCCAACCGCCACGAAGCATCCCCCAACGAAAAGGGCAGGCGCCGCCAGATAAAGAAGCGCCTGTTGCAGAGCTTCTTGCTGGCCCACAATCGGCGTTAGAAAATCACTAAAAGCCCCCACGATTAAAGGCCCCGCACCGAAACCGACAATATTCAGCATCAAGAATATCAGGGCTGTAATCATGGCATGCACATTCGACGGCATGATTTGCTGGGAGTAGCTAATGATGGGCGCACTGCACGCTGGCACAAGCGACGCAGATATAGCAAAATAAATAAGAATGCTTGTCGGTGTATCGCTTAAGAATGTCAGAGCAGCAAACGGCGCACTTAAGGCAAACAGGCTTGCAGGGATCCAAAGATTCCAGCGGTTATCGCGGCGGGCTAACCGGTCCGCCATTACGCCCACCAAAATGGTTACAACAAGACCGCCTACACCGTTAATAGCACCGATAAGCCCCCCCGCTTCTGTTCGTGTCATGTCATAAGACCGGATCATCAATGTCGGTAGCCACGTCATCATGGCCGCAAGTGCAAAAACAGCAAGTGAACTGCCAACCACATACCAGCGAACAGCAGGCACACCAATGATGGTGCCTAGTGATTCCTTAAAACCTAGCTTAATTTCCTTTTGTGACTTGGTTGTCCGCACCGGATCGCGCATGAACGTGAAAACAACAAAACTCAGTAAAATAGGCAAAATTCCAACCGCTATAAAAGCCGCACGCCAGCCGTAATCTGTCGCGATCCACCCACAAACCCAAAGGCCAATGAAAGACCCAACAAAAAAACCACACTCTGTAATGGAGAGAGCTGTTGTACGCTGAGAAGGCGGATAGATATCCGCAATAATTGAATGGGCTGCTGGCACACACGGCGAAGCACTAATGCCAAGACCACACCGCGCAAACGCAAGCTGAACAAAATTTTGCGCCATCCCACACAGCATTGTCATACCGCCAATTACCATAAGGGCGCTGCCTATAAGCTTACTGCGGTTTGACCGATCTGAAAGGTACGCCATTGGAATACCCGCAAGCACATAGAGGGCAACAAAAGCAAAGCCTGACAAAAACCCTAACTGTGCATCACTGAGGTCAAGATCATGTTTAATATCCTCAAGCAAGATCACAATCGCGAGCCGGTCAATCGCATGGATGATGATCATGAGAGTGATGATCAAAAGAATAGCGTGTCGGCGAATATGCCTCATACTTTGCCCAATCTATAATTGTTCAAGTTCATGATGCCCCTATCAATCGTGGCTTTTAGTCATTGTCCGCAGAGTCTAAAATAACAATCCCATCAACAGACAAAAGCGTGCCTTCTATTACTGGCGGCAAGCCTTCTATCCCCGTAGATGCAGGCCCCGGATCGCTTAGGCTTTCCATGCGTGCATTTAAGTTATCCAACCAATTATCGAGATCCGCCTCACCTTCAAAATATGTTTTTATCTTCGCAAGGTCGCTAAAATCCGCGCCGGCCTTGTTCAATGCCTTGCCTAAGCGGCGCATTACCTCGCGGGATTGGGCCACAATATTTTCTGCATGCAGAACCGCCCCCGTTTCATCCACTGAAAATTGGCCACTCGTAAAAATAACATCGCCGCAGCGCAGTGTCTCAGCAAAAGGCCAGTCAATATCAGCAGAAGGGGCTGTAGCAC
Proteins encoded:
- a CDS encoding NADPH:quinone oxidoreductase family protein, which encodes MKALLSTAPGGPETLELRDIPSPTPSAGQLRVRVLACGINYPDVLVIEDKYQFKPPRPFAPGSEITGVVEEVGEGVTGWAVGDRLIAMLGSDGGLAEQALVTAGQAIKLGPKFDPVEGAALIFTYATTIHGLVDRGALKAGETLLIMGAAGGVGIAAIEIGKALGATVVAAVSSEEKAAAARAAGADRTLIYGRGPFDKEASKELAKVFKEAVGPNGADVIYDPVGGDYAEAALRSIVWEGRYLVVGFPAGIPKMPLNLPLLKSCDIRGVFWGGFLQRNPERNRQHVEQLFKWWAGGQIRPRIDKVYSLADGGAAIARLASRSVIGKVVVRPCEE
- a CDS encoding spinster family MFS transporter, which encodes MRHIRRHAILLIITLMIIIHAIDRLAIVILLEDIKHDLDLSDAQLGFLSGFAFVALYVLAGIPMAYLSDRSNRSKLIGSALMVIGGMTMLCGMAQNFVQLAFARCGLGISASPCVPAAHSIIADIYPPSQRTTALSITECGFFVGSFIGLWVCGWIATDYGWRAAFIAVGILPILLSFVVFTFMRDPVRTTKSQKEIKLGFKESLGTIIGVPAVRWYVVGSSLAVFALAAMMTWLPTLMIRSYDMTRTEAGGLIGAINGVGGLVVTILVGVMADRLARRDNRWNLWIPASLFALSAPFAALTFLSDTPTSILIYFAISASLVPACSAPIISYSQQIMPSNVHAMITALIFLMLNIVGFGAGPLIVGAFSDFLTPIVGQQEALQQALLYLAAPALFVGGCFVAVGSYLSVNTKAAGAVTQAG